In the Sarcophilus harrisii chromosome 1, mSarHar1.11, whole genome shotgun sequence genome, one interval contains:
- the LOC116420753 gene encoding LOW QUALITY PROTEIN: zinc transporter ZIP4-like (The sequence of the model RefSeq protein was modified relative to this genomic sequence to represent the inferred CDS: inserted 1 base in 1 codon): MSQLNVGMKAEVHHHGSDEEHHHHHRKNGLESKANSQLRTPQKTQMKDSDSVWDTVCLSGSDVLEVYGLSEKEGVSPDAWAQLSPALLQQQLSGACLSVQSSSQEQLSKSEKYLYSSLAVLIICLASVFGLVVLFCASCKDLSHYVIQTFLGMAVGSLTGDXLLHLIPKVLGQHSHGNKAGHGGPELVTRREQYLQPQPRNALQMVKDELSHQKQQQQPKVSEENPEISGRHRKNLSRGKPGTGSAVSLA; encoded by the exons ATGAGCCAGCTGAATGTGGGGATGAAGGCTGAGGTCCATCACCATGGGAGCGATGAAGAGCACCATCATCATCACAGAAAGAATGGCCTGGAATCGAAGGCAAACAGCCAGCTAAGGACTCCTCAAAAGACCCAGATGAAGGACTCTGATAGCGTATGGGACACA GTATGCCTGAGTGGCTCCGATGTCCTGGAGGTATATGGGTTGTCAGAAAAGGAAGGGGTATCCCCAGATGCTTGGGCCCAGCTCAGCCCAGCCCTACTCCAGCAACAGCTCAGTGGGGCCTGCTTATCTGTTCAATCCTCCTCCCAGGAGCAACTCAGCAAGTCTGAAA AATACCTATATAGCTCCCTAGCTGTGCTGATCATCTGCCTCGCCTCCGTCTTCGGCCTGGTGGTTCTGTTCTGTGCCTCCTGCAAGGATCTCTCTCACTATGTCATCCAAACCTTCCTGGGCATGGCTGTGGGTTCCTTAACTGGAG GCTTGCTTCATCTCATCCCTAAG GTACTTGGCCAACATTCCCATGGGAACAAAGCTGGGCATGGAGGTCCTGAGCTTGT GACAAGGAGAGAGCAGTACTTGCAACCACAGCCACGGAATGCCCTGCAGATGGTGAAGGATGAACTGTCCCACCAGAAACAGCAACAGCAGCCGAAG GTATCAGAGGAGAACCCAGAAATTTCTGGTCGGCATCGCAAAAACCTGAGCCGCGGTAAGCCCGGCACTGGCTCTGCTGTCTCTCTGGCCTGA
- the LOC116420725 gene encoding zinc transporter ZIP4-like — protein sequence MITLGDALHNFADGLTVGAAFTSSWKTGLATSLAVLCHEVPHELGDFGALLHAGLSVRRAMLLNVVSSLTAFAGLYVALGIGSNEESEIWILAVAIGLFLYVALCDMLPSMMNVKDKRPWLLFFLHNLGLLSGWAILLVLSLYEENITF from the exons ATGATCACCCTTGGAGATGCCCTTCACAATTTTGCAGATGGTTTGACGGTGGGCGCCGCCTTTACTTCCTCGTGGAAAACAGGTCTGGCTACCTCCCTGGCTGTACTGTGCCATGAGGTGCCCCATGAACTCG gGGACTTTGGCGCCCTGCTCCACGCAGGGCTGTCAGTGCGTCGTGCCATGCTGCTGAACGTGGTCTCGAGCTTGACAGCTTTTGCTGGGCTCTACGTGGCTCTGGGCATCGGGTCCAACGAGGAAAGTGAGATCTGGATCCTCGCGGTGGCCATTGGGCTCTTCCTCTATGTGGCTCTCTGTGACATG CTGCCATCAATGATGAACGTGAAGGACAAGAGACCCTGGCTGCTCTTCTTCCTGCACAATCTGGGGCTCCTAAGTGGCTGGGCCATCCTGCTGGTGCTATCCCTGTATGAGGAGAACATCACCTTCTGA
- the LOC116420726 gene encoding zinc transporter 10-like, which yields FSHVLFLFFLIAVLLHVMGDALGSVIVVITAIISYMVPLEGDKPCNWQCYIDPSLTIIMVIIILSSAFPLIKETVSILLQMVPKGINLEELVGKLSNVPGVSSIHEMHIWELGSRKNIATLHIKCQRSKDYQDANLKMREIFHSAGIHNVTIQPEYVDQEESLDQDLMLLCNSPCISKACVNHLCCPPEMQSLTHINVCAEPNGCPPTATYRSDGLSRNDTAAIIIEAECHGDSGPAAKEKQGDLIFVNSTHF from the exons TTTtcacatgttttgtttttgttttttctgatagCTGTTCTGTTGCATGTAATGGGAGATGCGCTGGGATCTGTGATTGTAGTAATTACTGCTATCATATCCTATATGGTTCCTCTGGAGGGAGATAAACCATGTAACTGGCAGTGCTACATTGATCCAAGCCTTACTATTATCATGGTCATCATCATTTTGTCATCTGCTTTTCCActcatcaaggagacagtatcCATCTTACTACAAATGGTTCCTAAAGGTATCAATTTGGAAGAACTGG TGGGCAAGCTGTCCAATGTACCTGGTGTTAGCAGCATACATGAAATGCACATCTGGGAACTTGGAAGTAGGAAGAACATTGCCACTCTCCACATCAAGTGCCAAAGGAGCAAAGATTACCAAGATGCCAATTTGAAAATGCGAGAAATTTTCCACAGTGCAGGGATCCATAATGTAACCATCCAGCCAGAATATGTAGACCAGGAGGAATCCTTGGATCAGGACTTGATGCTCCTCTGTAACTCACCGTGCATCTCCAAAGCATGTGTGAATCATCTCTGTTGCCCTCCAGAGATGCAATCCCTTACTCACATCAATGTTTGTGCAGAGCCCAATGGTTGTCCTCCAACTGCAACATATAGGAGTGATGGCTTAAGTCGAAATGACACAGCTGCAATTATCATCGAAGCAGAATGTCATGGTGATAGTGGGCCAGCCGCTAAAGAGAAACAAGGAGATCTGATCTTTGTCAATAGCACccatttttaa